The genome window TGAACGGCCTGATGCTTTTGGAAGCGGCTGACTGGATGTTGCTCTGATCGGCCATATTACCAAAAAACGTGTATCAGTAAAGGCACGAAATATCAGATCGTCTCACACAGAATTCCCCATAAACAGCGCCGAGGATGGCAAAATAGCTGCGCGGCCATCACATCACGACGTGCGTTGTAAAATCCAACAGCGCGCTGCGCAGGCTCTCATTCGCGATGATGCAGCTGTGGGATTCCGCGATGGATTCCGGATGTCTGTCAGATACCCGCCTCCTTCAATGAGCGCATAGGGGTTACTCATTCCCCGTGGAAGAGCAGAAAGAATCAGAGCTATGAAAATCATGAATACATGACAACGCGACGAGACATTATCCTAATCGAAGCGTATGTCGGGTCCGTATTGGCTAACAAATGCCCGCAACGCCTCGTTTATGCATTCGTTCACACCAATAACGAGCCGAAAGCGGACGCATGGCCGAATCTCTTCGGCAGACAGTCGGGAATTCTGCTTAAAAATAACGTTCGTCATTTGGACATGATCCGTCCTCTGCGCCGCCTCCTGCTCAACGCGTCGAGCTGCAGTGGCTTAACGTATACATGCAGTTATTCATCCCATTAGAGGCTCAGCGGGAACTTTATCCCCACGCATCCATTTGAGTTGCACTTTGAGCATTGTGTACCAACGAGCAAACGTTTATATTTGCATCACATATCCAAATACAGCAACCGTCAGATGAGCGAAATACAAACGAGCGTTGCTTCATGCTTATCAATGATCTtcaatttaaatgcattgaTGGGACCATAAACAATGATAGTGTTCTGATCGCTTCATGCTTGTAAATCAATCGGGGTTAATCATGTAAAATGTGATCACGTGGTATTTGTTTGCAAGCGCAGTGTCAAGAGACTTTTATGAGCGACGCGAGATAAGCAAAGAAAATACATTAACTGTGACGTAATGTCTACAAGAAACCTTTGGCGCGGACGTGTATTGGGTCAGTTTAAACGCGTTATTCAATAGGTTTGATGGCATTTACTTGACGGTATCTAGAGCTTAAAGTACAACTTTCCTCATTCCTCACACAAACAGAGTCGTGTCTCAATGTTGAAAACACTGAAGGAACATTAAACCAACATTTCGAATCACGTGAATATGcgctttgtttttgtttggtttcagACACGTTTAGGAAGGAACCATCACATGACTCTGCCAATGGTGTTGGACTGTTGGTCATCAGCAAATGAAAGGAGACATTCTGAATAGGCGGACAAAAGACCGAGACGAAGACATCATCGTGATGTTAATCAGCCTTCGTTCGTGTCCTCTTAACAATTAGTTCAATAGCTGTAGATCAAAGGAAAGTCTGTCTTCAGATACTCAACTCTTCAAAATCTTAGGTCAAAGGCACCCTTTGCAATGCTGTGAAAGAGAAGACACAACAATGTGCGCAGATTCATATCTGAGATGAGTCAAATCATtaatttatgtacattttctgaATGTATATATCTTGATGTAAATGCATCATAAATGGCACTATTGTGGAAGATTAAAGTGTCCAGCTTGGTTCCCTTTCTTGGTGCTGTATTATTTTTGCAATACTCCTGTCAAGCTTACTGCAGTTTTAAATTACTCCCACTTTCCACAGCAGGCCAACAGTAAGACACAGATGTCTTTCCTGGATTGTGAAGTTTTCATTACAAGGACCCatgtccttgtgtgtgtgtctaacaTTAGCTTCTAAGAACATAAATGGGAATGGAATCTTTCCCTCCCTCTCTTTACTTCCTGCTCGTGTTGTTTAATGTTGGGCAGCATGCTCAGTCAATAGCTAAACCCAGACCACTGCAGCGTGCCATTATTTCGACAGCAGCTGAGCAGCCAAAGGGAGGCCcttgttttcatttgaaaagagAGCTAGACAGAGGGGAGGACACACAGCAAGTGAAGGAATGAGATCACTCTTTAAGGGCTGAATGAATCAGCTCTtgagaacacacacacggtTCGTTTTACAGTTCCACAGCAAGTGAGGGTTTGGCACTAAACTGTCCATTAAAAAGTTAGAAGCGTTAGTCATCATTTTACCGTTCTGTACGATGAAAGGTTTTATGACATTGAATCACCAGGCTCCAACCTTTGCGTGATGTAATTTCACAACACCAAAAACCTCAACTTTGCATTATGTTCAATTCGATTTTGATAGAACTTCAGTTGGGTTTTGTAGAAAATCTCCAAAGCAGGAACAAGTGTCATCCTGTCAGCTCTTGCAAACACTTTAACCAAGAACAGCAATGATCTTTCTGAACATAAAACAGATGCAATCAAATTTAGAAAACAGAACCACACTTTGAACAAGActtctttgaataaaagcaagCTTATTCAAAGCCCCTCATACACACAAAAGGACATCATAAATCCATGCAGGGGATTTTGTTGTACAACTAGTTTGTCAATTCACTCAAGGCCATTCAATAgtgattaaaatatgaattctgGTAAACCCACATCACACTCATAAAGAGAGTTCGAAGGCTTTATCATGCTGAGATCACAGCTGGCAACAAAAGCCAACAGACACATCAACTGTTCTTTCATGCACATGGCACAAACATCTCGTGTTAAACAAAAACGCGACACCTATCGGCCATTGTTTGAAATGCACCATCATGTTAATTAGATTGGCagattttacacatttaatgtaATTGTAAAACATCTCTATGGGTAACTCAGATGTCCAAATGAGGCAACTAATCCCTCCAAATTAAATGGAGAAATTATTAGTGATTGCATATGCGTAAAATCTTGAATAAAAAGATAATTCTGGAGTAAACAACTGGAGGCAGAAgagtttatattttcttattttctttttaataaaaattgttcAAATATAAGGTTACATTATAAAGAGACAGATAAGACAGACTCCCAAAAATGGTGAGCTGGGGTACTATAATGAAAAAAGCATACAAAATTAACCAAAAGATTAACTAAAATCGAAATGTGCTAGTAAACTTAAAACCACAAAAGCAAGCAAAGAAACGAGACCATTCATAAATATGGAATCATAAATAAAAGGATTTTAAAATTCCTCTATTTTATGCAAATCTGTGCTTGATGCAGTAACTCAGTAGGGTCTGTCTCTACGCTCCTGACGATGATCCCTataaaaaagcagaaaatggcacatattaataaaatgacttGGATGCACATTAAGCTCATCCCCACAGGTGCTTTCACAGAGGCTAACATTCAACCTGCTCAGACTGTTATACTCACAGTAAGTGAGGCTCACCTCATATCCATCTTGCCTGGGGGTCCCATGCCCCTCCTACCCCCTCTATCCATAGGACCACCCCTGCTGCCTCTGAAACCACCTCTATCCATTCCACCTCGGCCCCCTCGGAAGCCTCCGCGATCTCCTCCCCAGCCTCCACGCATGCCACCAGGACCACCACGATCCATTCCTCTACCACCTCTCATACCGCCCCTGCCACGCTCACCTTCAATAAGAAACAACAGAAAGTTCAAACTAAATACGAATAGATCACAACAGCCAACAAATTGAGGCTTATTTCTCTCTGTACCTCCATGAGGAAATGGTGGAGACTCAAGCCCTTCAGGTTTTGGAGCTTTACACTGGTTACACTCCATCCTCCAGGAGAAGTTCTGGTTTCCACATCCACTGCAGTGAGACAGTAGTTAAAACCATCAAAAGAAAAGACAACGAACATCCGAACAAATAGTAAATGTAAACTGTCACTAACGGGTTGGGACAATCCCAGTCTCCGGCTCTCTTTTGCACATTGCCTGGTTGAGGACCACCCCAGCCCATTCCACCACGAGGGCCACCACGAGGGGGGAAACCACCACGATCTCCACCTCTCCCCATCATTcctgaaaaataacaaaaaaaagatcaaCCACCAGTATCATGCAAGCATGGAACTTGATAAACTTTGACTTGGAATTTTTTAATGGAGACTTTGTATTCCATTACGGCTCTGTGTCATCTTATGCACAGTATAGTAAAAGGTTGGATTAcagtaacaaaatattttttgaaatctCAAGAAACATACCTCCACGGTCCATCCCAGGGCCACCTCTCATTGGCATTCCTCCTCTCATACCTGCCATCCCAGGCTTTCGGCGAGCCATAGACACCTTTATCTTCTGGCCCTGGAACTCTTTACCTGAGAATAAGACAGCAAAAAAATGGTTTTAGAGaaggaaaaataaacagagTCCTTGATAAAATTAAAGACTGATGACTTCAAAATAAACAGCATTTTCTGTTGAATCAAGAAGCTCTACAGCTTAAAAGCATGCCCTGTACAAGTTTACATGACAAATGAGTAATGTTAACAACAAACCATCAAAGTGCTCAACAGCAGCTTTGGCGCATGAAGGCTCCTCATAGGACAACGTGCTATCTCCCTTTGGCTTGCCAGAGTCTTTATCTGTGTAGATGTTTATGGCCGGTTGGTTTAAACGCCGGTTTATCTaccaaagaaaaacagagaagcGTTGTTTTTGAAGCACTGCAACATCTAAGACACTTCAACAGCATATAAATTCATCTCAGTCCCTCACCCTTATGGTTCCACAGTGCTTGAAAAAGTCAGCCATCTCTGGTAGAGTGGCATTTTCAGTGAGGCCTGTGATGTAAATGGTGCTGTTCTCAGAATCATCCTGTCCTCCTGTGGGTTTATAGTTGAGAATCtgattaaataacattaaaaaccaTCCTGACCAATAATAAACTGCATTTGGGTAAGAGATTGAGAATTCATTACAAAGATTCACAAAACATACCCATGTCACGATGCATTCCACCCCTCATGCCTCCTAGGTATCCATGCATCGcagaggaaaagacaaaaacaaaaaacattaatgcatCAAGACATAAAACCTACAAGCCTGCAAAGACAAACAAATTTTGCCAGCAGTATTGGTAAATACATTCCCTGAGAAATCAAGCATTTTCAAGACTGCACTCAACAAAGATAAATTGAGAATGACTCTGAAATTGATGCtgaaaaatgatcaaatgatcCAAATTTGATTCAATTCAAATATAgaaatacagacacacaaccaTCAGTAAACTCAAGTGGCACATCAATGGAAACTCTTAAAGATTTATAGGCGTGAATGCCCTCTACATTAACTCAGGAGTGGACTAACCAATGGAATACTCTTAAGAACTTACCACCAGGCTTATTGAAGCCCCCTCTGTCTCCAGCGATGCTAAACATGAAGATATGAAGGCGAAATTCCTTTTAGTCTTCAACCAAAGCACTTGAGTAGCAAATGAACAtaacctccctctctctctttgaaaTGCCTTATGTGATATTGTACGATAGGTGAAGTCTTTAGTAACAAAGGGGGGAGCTTCTTAACTTCTGACATTTGAAATAGTATTTAATGGTAACAAATACCCCAAAAAGACCAGAGAACCCGTATGTAACTTGTaagaattcatgtttttttatatacatttataaacacaaaagaatgttgGAAATCTTTAAACCCAACGAAACGGTTAGTTCTTAAAATCCCTTTAGCCAATTCACAAAACCATTTCTTAAGTTTCAAcccaaattaattaattaaataaaagcactgtacagtacatttaaCATGAAAGAAAAGGGAAGTGTCTACAAAGGGAATTAAACCAAAATCCTTTAACAGTCCCACTGACAAAATGATTCAAACTTtagctaaataaataacatctaaacCCAGCAAGTTCACTTTGgttcattttctcctttgaaatggaaaaaagtACTTCAAGAATAAGTACTGCTGTTCTTATATGGATCTCTGACACCTGTAGCGTATAAACGTGACAAAGAATGTTAAAACAAGACCTcagaaatgagaaaacaaaacagttcataatgcaaaaatatttcagtacatgaaaatgtagaaatgtaaaaatgcattaacatGCTTACTGTCCATCGGTACCTGTTTGGACAAAAAATTAGCAAATGCTTTCCTTCAGGTTGAGAGATTCCTTACTAGCCTtagctgtttaaaaatgttctttatatttaaagttcATGCTTCTTTAATAATGAACAATTATTTACCATACCTCAAACAACTTTAATgctcaaaactattttgtgtgGTATGATATTTTGCTCAAACCAAGTCACTCTTTActcattttgaaacattttaatacacaATGGATCCACTCATAATTTAAAGATCACTTATAGGGTCAACTTGTAAAACTCAGCTGTGCCACCACCTGCTCTTAAAAATGCGACATTTAACCACCCATGACTTATAAAACATCCATCAAAAAAAGTGCCACaattgtgtgattttctttttcttataaAACAAAGCGTTCAAAAACCAAAGTGCTTGTATTATACAAGcaaatttgacataaaaaaagCCCAAAAGTAAAATGAGTTTCATGGAAAAAACAGACCGCCGTTTTAGAATAATCATGTCCCTCAACATGAGTGTAacactattttaaaatgaaccaaTCAGGGGACCGAAGTAAAACCCAGGTTGCATCTCATCAACATTAGAGAAAACTACACAAGACACTTCACTTCTCTTCAAACTACTGCACATACAAAATCATCTGTGACTGGTGAGTGTTTCCATACTGTGGAAAATAAGAGATCATTAATGAAATCATGAAGGCATGAGCTTACCCCATTCCGCCGCGGCCCATCCCACCACGGCCTCGAGGGCCTCCGCGATCATAACCACCTCGGCCTCTGTCTGATGATCCAGAGTATCCACCTCGAGACTGTGACCCTGGGTATCCTCCACCACCCTGACTGTAGCTGCCtaaagaaaagaacacaaacaaacttgcaaataaaattgtaaaaatcaaTCAAAGCAGAAATAGGTAGGATGCACCCTTACTGTAGTGACTTGACTGGTTGTAATCACTCTGTGGTGCACCCTGCTGGCCGTACTGAGGCTGCCCGTATGAGCCGTTTCCTTGGGGAGGGTAGGCAGCAGGTGGGCCTTGCTGAGGTGGCTGCCCATAGGTGCTCTGCTGCTGTCCATAACCAGGCTGCTGAGCCTGGTACCCACTCTGAGACTGAGAGTAACCTCCAGGCTGAGAGTATGAACCCTGGTTATAGGAAGGCTGGCTGCTTGCACTATAACtgcaaagacaaagaaaaacagaggCACCTTAGGGGCAGAGTTTGCATGTGATAAACACTTTGATAGATCAATCTCATGGTGCATTACTTTGCACATTAGCCAGCAGTGTTGTGCAAGTTACTTCCAAACCGtaatacattacagattacgtgttactgttatttaaaagtcatCTATTACCTTACAATATTACTGTGTCAGAATTGTAATACGATACATGACACATGTATTACTTTTGAGTAactttcaccaaaataactacagaagtagaactaaacattcttcaaaaacaattttttattttaaatataaaatacattttgccaATCAATCTTTGACTAGGCTGTACAAAAAAATGCTAAGATTAAACAAAATACTGTTATAAATGAAtagcattttgtttttcaaatggaTGTATTTGAAACACTGCAATCTTATAAGGAGGTTGATtggcaaaacattttattttgaaaatacaaaaatactaagattcaacacatttaaacaaatttcttttttaaagggtatttaaatacaaaatagtccCATCCCATCACTGAACTAGATTACATAGAATTCTAGCTAGTCATCATATAAATGTTTGATTACCTTGTCATTGCTGCTGGTCACAGGGATCTTGCTAACAAGCTTCCTGAAAGCAGCCCAATGATCCCTCAAAACCCGCCCAAAGGGAATGAAAACTAGCCCAATCATTTTCTGGTATCAAATCACAGTTAAGAACTGCCAAAAGACGTTTCTATTGCTGTATTTGcttatctgaatggtttcctaggtattgtatatattttttgttctgttgaactgaAATGTTTTAGGGGAATTTGCAAAGCAAAAACTACTGGGTCACCTTTGTCTACCATTATGATCttttctgctatggtagtcaatgacgCCAAAGAATTTTCAGTTCCTAACATTCAACCAAACATATgcgtgttcaaccgaacaaagacatttaaacaggtttggaacaactagagggtgagtaatgcataacagaattttcatttttgggttgggtgtccctttaaaaaaagatcCCCTGTGTGCTCGAG of Triplophysa dalaica isolate WHDGS20190420 chromosome 4, ASM1584641v1, whole genome shotgun sequence contains these proteins:
- the ewsr1b gene encoding EWS RNA-binding protein 1b isoform X3, with product MASVSNYSSYNQAGAQQSYGSYTAPPSQGYGQTAQQGYAQQDYSYAQPAAAPESTYSQAAPSAAGYAQQQYGSSYGQAAAAAAATTTAAPAAYGTPQSGAYNQPAQTYAASSYTNSTAAPAAQASYGSQPGYSAQPAYSGYNQQAAASTPQSYSASSQPSYNQGSYSQPGGYSQSQSGYQAQQPGYGQQQSTYGQPPQQGPPAAYPPQGNGSYGQPQYGQQGAPQSDYNQSSHYSSYSQGGGGYPGSQSRGGYSGSSDRGRGGYDRGGPRGRGGMGRGGMGIAGDRGGFNKPGGGMRGGMHRDMGGQDDSENSTIYITGLTENATLPEMADFFKHCGTIRINRRLNQPAINIYTDKDSGKPKGDSTLSYEEPSCAKAAVEHFDGKEFQGQKIKVSMARRKPGMAGMRGGMPMRGGPGMDRGGMMGRGGDRGGFPPRGGPRGGMGWGGPQPGNVQKRAGDWDCPNPGCGNQNFSWRMECNQCKAPKPEGLESPPFPHGGERGRGGMRGGRGMDRGGPGGMRGGWGGDRGGFRGGRGGMDRGGFRGSRGGPMDRGGRRGMGPPGKMDMRDHRQERRDRPY
- the ewsr1b gene encoding EWS RNA-binding protein 1b isoform X8 translates to MASVSNYSSYNQAGAQQSYGSYTAPPSQGYGQTAQDYSYAQPAAAPESTYSQAAPSAAGYAQQQYGSSYGQAAAAAAATTTAAPAAAYGTPQSGAYNQPAQTYAASSYTNSTAAPAAQASYGSQPGYSAQPAYSGYNQQAAASTPQSYSASSQPSYNQGSYSQPGGYSQSQSGYQAQQPGYGQQQSTYGQPPQQGPPAAYPPQGNGSYGQPQYGQQGAPQSDYNQSSHYSSYSQGGGGYPGSQSRGGYSGSSDRGRGGYDRGGPRGRGGMGRGGMGIAGDRGGFNKPGGGMRGGMHRDMGGQDDSENSTIYITGLTENATLPEMADFFKHCGTIRINRRLNQPAINIYTDKDSGKPKGDSTLSYEEPSCAKAAVEHFDGKEFQGQKIKVSMARRKPGMAGMRGGMPMRGGPGMDRGGMMGRGGDRGGFPPRGGPRGGMGWGGPQPGNVQKRAGDWDCPNPGCGNQNFSWRMECNQCKAPKPEGLESPPFPHGGERGRGGMRGGRGMDRGGPGGMRGGWGGDRGGFRGGRGGMDRGGFRGSRGGPMDRGGRRGMGPPGKMDMRDHRQERRDRPY
- the ewsr1b gene encoding EWS RNA-binding protein 1b isoform X1 is translated as MASVSNYSSYNQAGAQQSYGSYTAPPSQGYGQTAQQGYAQQDYSYAQPAAAPESTYSQAAPSAAGYAQQQYGSSYGQAAAAAAATTTAAPAAAYGTPQSGAYNQPAQTYAASSYTNSTAAPAAQASYGSQPGYSAQPAYSGYNQQAAASTPQSYSASSQPSYNQGSYSQPGGYSQSQSGYQAQQPGYGQQQSTYGQPPQQGPPAAYPPQGNGSYGQPQYGQQGAPQSDYNQSSHYSSYSQGGGGYPGSQSRGGYSGSSDRGRGGYDRGGPRGRGGMGRGGMGIAGDRGGFNKPGGGMRGGMHRDMGGQDDSENSTIYITGLTENATLPEMADFFKHCGTIRINRRLNQPAINIYTDKDSGKPKGDSTLSYEEPSCAKAAVEHFDGKEFQGQKIKVSMARRKPGMAGMRGGMPMRGGPGMDRGGMMGRGGDRGGFPPRGGPRGGMGWGGPQPGNVQKRAGDWDCPNPGCGNQNFSWRMECNQCKAPKPEGLESPPFPHGGERGRGGMRGGRGMDRGGPGGMRGGWGGDRGGFRGGRGGMDRGGFRGSRGGPMDRGGRRGMGPPGKMDMRDHRQERRDRPY
- the ewsr1b gene encoding EWS RNA-binding protein 1b isoform X2, whose protein sequence is MLTSHRLLVPNGKWRQSLIIAATTRLVHSSRMDRILPLHLRAMGRLPSRDMLNRITATLNPLQHLSPRTVKQRPLLPDMRNSSMDPHMGRRQLLQQRQQLLHQQLHMEHHSQEHIISLHRLMRPAATPTPPQPLLPRPPMAPSPDTLPNQPILAIISRLLPLLLRVIVQAASLPITRVHTLSLEVTLSLRVGTRLSSLVMDSSRAPMGSHLSKAHLLPTLPKETAHTGSLSTASRVHHRVITTSQVTTAATVRVVEDTQGHSLEVDTLDHQTEAEVVMIAEALEAVVGWAAAEWGGMRGGMHRDMGGQDDSENSTIYITGLTENATLPEMADFFKHCGTIRINRRLNQPAINIYTDKDSGKPKGDSTLSYEEPSCAKAAVEHFDGKEFQGQKIKVSMARRKPGMAGMRGGMPMRGGPGMDRGGMMGRGGDRGGFPPRGGPRGGMGWGGPQPGNVQKRAGDWDCPNPGCGNQNFSWRMECNQCKAPKPEGLESPPFPHGGERGRGGMRGGRGMDRGGPGGMRGGWGGDRGGFRGGRGGMDRGGFRGSRGGPMDRGGRRGMGPPGKMDMRDHRQERRDRPY
- the ewsr1b gene encoding EWS RNA-binding protein 1b isoform X9; the protein is MLTSHRLLVPNGKWRQSLIIAATTRLVHSSRMDRILPLHLRAMGRLPRITATLNPLQHLSPRTVKQRPLLPDMRNSSMDPHMGRRQLLQQRQQLLHQQLHMEHHSQEHIISLHRLMRPAATPTPPQPLLPRPPMAPSPDTLPNQPILAIISRLLPLLLRVIVQAASLPITRVHTLSLEVTLSLRVGTRLSSLVMDSSRAPMGSHLSKAHLLPTLPKETAHTGSLSTASRVHHRVITTSQVTTAATVRVVEDTQGHSLEVDTLDHQTEAEVVMIAEALEAVVGWAAAEWGGMRGGMHRDMGGQDDSENSTIYITGLTENATLPEMADFFKHCGTIRINRRLNQPAINIYTDKDSGKPKGDSTLSYEEPSCAKAAVEHFDGKEFQGQKIKVSMARRKPGMAGMRGGMPMRGGPGMDRGGMMGRGGDRGGFPPRGGPRGGMGWGGPQPGNVQKRAGDWDCPNPGCGNQNFSWRMECNQCKAPKPEGLESPPFPHGGERGRGGMRGGRGMDRGGPGGMRGGWGGDRGGFRGGRGGMDRGGFRGSRGGPMDRGGRRGMGPPGKMDMRDHRQERRDRPY
- the ewsr1b gene encoding EWS RNA-binding protein 1b isoform X6, encoding MLTSHRLLVPNGKWRQSLIIAATTRLVHSSRMDRILPLHLRAMGRLPRDMLNRITATLNPLQHLSPRTVKQRPLLPDMRNSSMDPHMGRRQLLQQRQQLLHQQLHMEHHSQEHIISLHRLMRPAATPTPPQPLLPRPPMAPSPDTLPNQPILAIISRLLPLLLRVIVQAASLPITRVHTLSLEVTLSLRVGTRLSSLVMDSSRAPMGSHLSKAHLLPTLPKETAHTGSLSTASRVHHRVITTSQVTTAATVRVVEDTQGHSLEVDTLDHQTEAEVVMIAEALEAVVGWAAAEWGGMRGGMHRDMGGQDDSENSTIYITGLTENATLPEMADFFKHCGTIRINRRLNQPAINIYTDKDSGKPKGDSTLSYEEPSCAKAAVEHFDGKEFQGQKIKVSMARRKPGMAGMRGGMPMRGGPGMDRGGMMGRGGDRGGFPPRGGPRGGMGWGGPQPGNVQKRAGDWDCPNPGCGNQNFSWRMECNQCKAPKPEGLESPPFPHGGERGRGGMRGGRGMDRGGPGGMRGGWGGDRGGFRGGRGGMDRGGFRGSRGGPMDRGGRRGMGPPGKMDMRDHRQERRDRPY
- the ewsr1b gene encoding EWS RNA-binding protein 1b isoform X4, whose translation is MLTSHRLLVPNGKWRQSLIIAATTRLVHSSRMDRILPLHLRAMGRLPSRDMLNRITATLNPLQHLSPRTVKQRPLLPDMRNSSMDPHMGRRQLLQQRQQLLHQLHMEHHSQEHIISLHRLMRPAATPTPPQPLLPRPPMAPSPDTLPNQPILAIISRLLPLLLRVIVQAASLPITRVHTLSLEVTLSLRVGTRLSSLVMDSSRAPMGSHLSKAHLLPTLPKETAHTGSLSTASRVHHRVITTSQVTTAATVRVVEDTQGHSLEVDTLDHQTEAEVVMIAEALEAVVGWAAAEWGGMRGGMHRDMGGQDDSENSTIYITGLTENATLPEMADFFKHCGTIRINRRLNQPAINIYTDKDSGKPKGDSTLSYEEPSCAKAAVEHFDGKEFQGQKIKVSMARRKPGMAGMRGGMPMRGGPGMDRGGMMGRGGDRGGFPPRGGPRGGMGWGGPQPGNVQKRAGDWDCPNPGCGNQNFSWRMECNQCKAPKPEGLESPPFPHGGERGRGGMRGGRGMDRGGPGGMRGGWGGDRGGFRGGRGGMDRGGFRGSRGGPMDRGGRRGMGPPGKMDMRDHRQERRDRPY
- the ewsr1b gene encoding EWS RNA-binding protein 1b isoform X7 is translated as MASVSNYSSYNQAGAQQSYGSYTAPPSQGYGQTAQGYAQQDYSYAQPAAAPESTYSQAAPSAAGYAQQQYGSSYGQAAAAAAATTTAAPAAYGTPQSGAYNQPAQTYAASSYTNSTAAPAAQASYGSQPGYSAQPAYSGYNQQAAASTPQSYSASSQPSYNQGSYSQPGGYSQSQSGYQAQQPGYGQQQSTYGQPPQQGPPAAYPPQGNGSYGQPQYGQQGAPQSDYNQSSHYSSYSQGGGGYPGSQSRGGYSGSSDRGRGGYDRGGPRGRGGMGRGGMGIAGDRGGFNKPGGGMRGGMHRDMGGQDDSENSTIYITGLTENATLPEMADFFKHCGTIRINRRLNQPAINIYTDKDSGKPKGDSTLSYEEPSCAKAAVEHFDGKEFQGQKIKVSMARRKPGMAGMRGGMPMRGGPGMDRGGMMGRGGDRGGFPPRGGPRGGMGWGGPQPGNVQKRAGDWDCPNPGCGNQNFSWRMECNQCKAPKPEGLESPPFPHGGERGRGGMRGGRGMDRGGPGGMRGGWGGDRGGFRGGRGGMDRGGFRGSRGGPMDRGGRRGMGPPGKMDMRDHRQERRDRPY
- the ewsr1b gene encoding EWS RNA-binding protein 1b isoform X5, whose amino-acid sequence is MASVSNYSSYNQAGAQQSYGSYTAPPSQGYGQTAQGYAQQDYSYAQPAAAPESTYSQAAPSAAGYAQQQYGSSYGQAAAAAAATTTAAPAAAYGTPQSGAYNQPAQTYAASSYTNSTAAPAAQASYGSQPGYSAQPAYSGYNQQAAASTPQSYSASSQPSYNQGSYSQPGGYSQSQSGYQAQQPGYGQQQSTYGQPPQQGPPAAYPPQGNGSYGQPQYGQQGAPQSDYNQSSHYSSYSQGGGGYPGSQSRGGYSGSSDRGRGGYDRGGPRGRGGMGRGGMGIAGDRGGFNKPGGGMRGGMHRDMGGQDDSENSTIYITGLTENATLPEMADFFKHCGTIRINRRLNQPAINIYTDKDSGKPKGDSTLSYEEPSCAKAAVEHFDGKEFQGQKIKVSMARRKPGMAGMRGGMPMRGGPGMDRGGMMGRGGDRGGFPPRGGPRGGMGWGGPQPGNVQKRAGDWDCPNPGCGNQNFSWRMECNQCKAPKPEGLESPPFPHGGERGRGGMRGGRGMDRGGPGGMRGGWGGDRGGFRGGRGGMDRGGFRGSRGGPMDRGGRRGMGPPGKMDMRDHRQERRDRPY